The following are encoded together in the Candidatus Thorarchaeota archaeon genome:
- a CDS encoding PHP domain-containing protein, whose amino-acid sequence MSPAGLVIRASEMELGALALTDHDTMDGLPSFIAAPAPEWLTRVPGVEMSTDHGNQEVHILGYYVPVFSPTLKKWLGEQQRSRAERFPKMVARLRDLGINIDASVLNRVLTGVKSPGRTHLARAVVEAGHAGSIDEVFDIYLEKGRPAYVDREKVTTEEAISILRRVGSVPVLAHPLQLDMEDLYAFMKEMKRHGLMGVETHYMYAPGEAKSQTNVESLAEELGLIQTGGSDFHEDNGHCGIGGMTVDAETVARLQNTARGLTRQLSNEG is encoded by the coding sequence CTGTCGCCTGCTGGACTTGTCATCCGAGCGTCCGAGATGGAACTGGGCGCTCTCGCACTTACAGACCACGACACCATGGACGGTCTTCCCAGCTTCATCGCAGCACCGGCACCTGAGTGGCTCACGAGGGTCCCCGGGGTTGAGATGAGCACCGACCATGGGAATCAAGAGGTACACATACTTGGCTACTACGTGCCCGTCTTCTCACCTACGCTCAAGAAATGGCTCGGAGAACAACAGCGCTCACGCGCGGAGAGGTTCCCCAAGATGGTGGCAAGACTAAGAGACCTCGGCATCAATATTGACGCCTCAGTGCTGAATAGAGTCCTGACTGGCGTAAAGTCGCCAGGCCGAACACATCTTGCCCGAGCTGTTGTTGAAGCAGGACATGCTGGGAGCATTGATGAGGTGTTCGACATCTACCTTGAGAAGGGAAGACCTGCATATGTGGACAGAGAGAAGGTGACGACCGAAGAGGCAATCTCGATACTGAGGAGGGTCGGGTCAGTGCCAGTCCTTGCGCACCCACTCCAGTTGGACATGGAAGACCTATACGCATTCATGAAGGAGATGAAGAGACATGGGCTCATGGGTGTCGAGACACACTACATGTACGCGCCCGGCGAAGCGAAGAGCCAAACCAATGTTGAGTCTCTGGCGGAGGAACTCGGGCTCATCCAGACTGGGGGCTCTGACTTTCACGAAGACAACGGGCATTGTGGGATTGGTGGGATGACCGTGGACGCTGAAACAGTTGCACGACTTCAGAACACGGCCCGGGGACTCACAAGACAGCTATCAAATGAGGGCTAG
- a CDS encoding YkgJ family cysteine cluster protein, giving the protein MTLTRTDARRIDALGYRCEDYMSRTEDGFCQLRNVDGHCYFYDPQTKTCKIYDSRPDGCRFYPVVYDVRKRRCVVDRDCPSRTTMTRDEVRRVCHKVKALVEQLMKEASQNEGPC; this is encoded by the coding sequence ATGACCCTCACGCGCACAGATGCCAGGCGGATTGATGCACTAGGATATCGGTGTGAAGACTACATGTCAAGGACGGAGGATGGCTTCTGTCAGCTTCGTAACGTGGATGGTCACTGCTACTTCTATGACCCACAGACCAAGACCTGCAAGATCTATGACTCAAGACCCGACGGCTGCAGGTTCTATCCCGTGGTCTACGACGTCAGAAAGAGAAGATGTGTTGTGGATCGGGACTGCCCATCAAGAACTACCATGACACGTGACGAGGTCAGGAGAGTGTGCCACAAGGTGAAGGCACTTGTAGAGCAGCTCATGAAGGAGGCATCGCAAAACGAGGGACCGTGCTGA
- a CDS encoding ribosome biogenesis/translation initiation ATPase RLI produces the protein MRIAVIDRARCRPKDCTHECRRFCPRVRTGDETVVFPDGEQKPPVIAESLCSGEGICVKKCPYHVIRIVNLPERLTTDASHRYGVNGFQLFRMAIPKEGRVLGLIGPNGVGKTTVVRILAGEIRPNLGNVENPPSWEEIILHYRGSELQPFFQKMQSGQITAIHKPQSITDLPKVASIAERPIQDLLESADTSGRLRELKDDMNLGEIWDRPIKYLSGGELQRVAVTAAIVRDGDIYFFDEPTAYLDVRERLRTAKAIRKLAEIGKTVVVVEHDLSILDYVSDLVCMFYGEPGAYGVVSNPHGTRVGVNIFLDGFIPDENMRFRDTEISFKGMKGEEQEWAGAETLLEYGDMTKKFEGFRLEVKGGRVARGQIVGILGANGIGKTTFVKMLAGLLEPDSGTPPKRTVSGFELRVSYKPQYIDQDVPGTVRMYLRKEGSAVIDTADFQTGVLRKLELEGLMDHEIRDLSGGEMQRTAIAACLARDADIYLLDEPSAFLDVEQRLAASRAIRRLIQTQLRTAFIVEHSLLMADYLSDALVVFDGQPGKSGHASPVMPLKAGMNNFLMQMGVTFRRDPQTGRPRVNKEGSQLDVQQKASGDYYYVERGK, from the coding sequence ATGCGCATTGCTGTGATTGACCGGGCGCGCTGTAGACCCAAGGACTGTACCCACGAGTGCAGGCGATTCTGTCCACGCGTCAGGACAGGTGACGAGACCGTTGTCTTTCCAGATGGTGAACAGAAGCCACCAGTGATTGCCGAGTCGCTCTGCTCGGGCGAGGGCATCTGTGTCAAGAAGTGTCCCTATCACGTCATTCGGATAGTCAACCTTCCTGAACGACTTACAACGGATGCAAGCCACAGGTATGGTGTCAATGGATTCCAGCTTTTCAGGATGGCCATACCCAAGGAAGGACGTGTGCTTGGCCTTATCGGTCCCAACGGTGTGGGAAAGACCACCGTTGTCCGAATCTTGGCCGGGGAGATTAGACCCAACCTTGGGAATGTCGAGAACCCCCCATCATGGGAGGAGATCATACTCCACTATCGTGGATCGGAGCTACAGCCATTCTTTCAAAAGATGCAGTCGGGTCAAATCACCGCCATTCACAAACCGCAGTCAATAACGGACCTGCCCAAAGTCGCGTCCATTGCAGAGCGTCCAATACAAGACCTCTTGGAGTCCGCCGACACATCCGGCCGACTGAGAGAACTCAAGGATGACATGAACCTTGGCGAGATATGGGACCGCCCCATCAAGTATCTGAGCGGCGGCGAACTCCAACGTGTTGCAGTCACAGCCGCCATCGTGCGAGATGGCGACATCTACTTCTTTGATGAACCCACAGCATATCTTGATGTCCGTGAGCGTCTGCGCACGGCCAAAGCCATTCGGAAGCTCGCGGAGATAGGTAAGACTGTGGTTGTTGTCGAGCATGACCTCTCAATCCTCGACTACGTCTCTGACCTCGTCTGTATGTTCTATGGCGAGCCCGGCGCATACGGTGTGGTGTCGAACCCTCATGGCACACGTGTCGGTGTGAACATATTCCTGGATGGTTTCATTCCCGATGAGAATATGCGCTTTCGTGACACGGAGATATCATTCAAGGGCATGAAGGGTGAGGAGCAAGAGTGGGCCGGGGCGGAGACACTTCTGGAATATGGGGACATGACAAAGAAGTTCGAAGGCTTCCGGCTCGAGGTCAAGGGTGGTCGAGTGGCTCGAGGTCAGATTGTGGGCATACTTGGAGCCAATGGCATCGGAAAGACGACGTTTGTCAAGATGCTTGCTGGACTGCTCGAGCCCGACTCAGGCACACCACCAAAGAGGACTGTCTCCGGTTTCGAGCTGAGGGTGAGCTATAAGCCGCAGTACATCGACCAAGACGTGCCCGGCACGGTCCGGATGTATCTGCGCAAGGAGGGCAGCGCTGTCATTGACACGGCAGACTTCCAGACCGGCGTGCTACGGAAGCTCGAGCTCGAAGGACTGATGGACCACGAGATTCGCGACCTCAGTGGTGGAGAGATGCAGCGGACCGCCATTGCTGCATGTCTGGCTCGGGATGCAGACATCTACCTGCTCGATGAGCCGTCTGCATTCCTAGACGTGGAACAGCGTCTTGCTGCCTCGCGGGCGATCCGGAGGTTGATTCAGACGCAGCTCAGGACCGCCTTCATAGTGGAGCACTCGCTACTCATGGCCGACTACCTGAGCGATGCACTGGTTGTGTTCGACGGGCAGCCTGGCAAGTCTGGTCATGCCTCCCCCGTTATGCCCCTGAAGGCGGGCATGAACAACTTCCTGATGCAGATGGGTGTCACATTCCGTCGAGACCCGCAGACAGGACGACCTCGCGTCAACAAGGAGGGCTCACAGCTTGATGTCCAGCAGAAGGCCTCCGGCGACTACTACTATGTTGAAAGGGGAAAGTGA
- the udp gene encoding uridine phosphorylase produces MPDDTVSATKPTSGDRKQYHLELREGDVASVVLLPGDPQRVERISSMWDSRRELAVHRQFVTHTGTYRGAAVSACSTGIGGPGTAIAVEELANVGARDFIRVGSCATLKEQIELGDLIITTGAVRLEGTSKQYVRSEYPASASYEIVLALVEAADSLGLNYHLGISASTDSFYLGQSRPGFGDYFPNTSRGLIEELRAANVANFEMEAATLLTLANIYGFRAGAVCAVYANRVRDVFAVRGEQDVIRCANEAVRVLAEMDSERTRTGKRHWFRGMT; encoded by the coding sequence ATGCCAGATGATACGGTCTCGGCGACCAAGCCCACTTCAGGTGACAGGAAGCAGTACCACCTCGAACTGAGAGAAGGAGATGTGGCCTCAGTAGTACTACTCCCGGGGGATCCACAGCGCGTGGAGCGCATAAGCAGCATGTGGGACTCACGCAGAGAACTCGCAGTGCACAGACAGTTCGTGACTCACACAGGCACCTACCGAGGAGCAGCAGTATCGGCGTGCTCTACGGGCATAGGCGGACCGGGCACTGCAATAGCAGTGGAGGAGCTTGCAAATGTGGGGGCGCGGGACTTCATACGAGTGGGGTCATGTGCGACCCTGAAAGAGCAAATAGAGCTTGGAGACCTGATAATCACTACCGGAGCAGTCAGACTGGAGGGTACAAGCAAGCAGTACGTCAGGTCCGAGTATCCTGCCTCAGCGTCGTATGAGATCGTACTTGCGTTGGTAGAGGCCGCAGACTCCCTTGGCCTCAACTACCACTTGGGCATCTCAGCGTCTACTGACTCGTTCTACCTTGGACAGTCGCGACCCGGCTTTGGCGACTACTTTCCCAACACGAGCAGAGGTCTCATTGAGGAGCTAAGAGCAGCAAATGTCGCCAATTTTGAAATGGAGGCGGCAACACTCCTGACGCTTGCTAACATCTACGGTTTCAGGGCAGGCGCGGTCTGTGCTGTATATGCGAACCGTGTGAGGGATGTCTTCGCTGTGAGAGGGGAACAGGATGTCATCAGGTGCGCCAACGAGGCCGTCAGGGTACTTGCTGAGATGGACTCCGAACGCACGAGAACAGGAAAGAGACACTGGTTTCGAGGCATGACGTGA
- a CDS encoding fructose-bisphosphate aldolase has protein sequence MREFEDMEYLSMGKRVRLHRLMYEHGPGNGRMIVLPIDQGLEHGPGDFVPNPESENPDFQFRLAREVGFSGIALHLGLAEKYGPAYAGQVPIVLKVNGKTRIPPEDHAFSPMTGSVEDAVRLGADAVGYTLYVGSPNQHLDINQFRVMKSEADRFGIPVFMWAYPRGEAINKKGGRDSLFAIDYAARVACELGADVVKLNIPVDDPKTRSSQPTPYDTMELSLDRMVKKVVRSAGRTKVLFSGGSRTDDDVLFDRARICMEQGAAGLIFGRNVWQRPWTEALRVAAELKRIVQST, from the coding sequence ATGAGAGAGTTCGAAGACATGGAGTATCTGAGCATGGGCAAGCGCGTGCGTCTTCATCGACTGATGTATGAGCATGGTCCCGGTAATGGACGCATGATTGTACTGCCGATTGACCAGGGGTTGGAACATGGTCCCGGCGACTTCGTTCCGAATCCCGAGTCCGAAAACCCCGACTTCCAGTTCCGTCTGGCACGAGAGGTTGGATTCTCTGGGATAGCTCTTCATCTGGGTCTGGCTGAGAAGTATGGTCCAGCTTACGCAGGTCAGGTCCCGATTGTGCTGAAGGTGAATGGTAAGACTCGGATTCCACCTGAAGACCATGCGTTCTCTCCTATGACTGGTTCCGTAGAGGACGCCGTCAGACTCGGAGCAGATGCTGTAGGTTACACTCTGTATGTGGGTAGCCCCAATCAGCATCTAGACATCAACCAATTCCGCGTCATGAAGAGCGAGGCCGACAGGTTCGGCATCCCGGTCTTCATGTGGGCCTACCCTCGCGGAGAGGCCATCAACAAGAAGGGCGGGCGTGATTCCCTATTCGCAATAGACTATGCGGCAAGAGTCGCGTGTGAGCTGGGCGCTGATGTTGTGAAGCTGAACATTCCCGTCGATGACCCCAAGACAAGATCCTCACAGCCAACCCCCTATGACACCATGGAGTTGAGCCTAGACAGAATGGTTAAGAAAGTGGTGCGTTCTGCTGGCAGGACGAAGGTCCTCTTCTCCGGTGGAAGCAGGACCGATGACGATGTGCTCTTTGACCGTGCAAGGATATGCATGGAACAAGGGGCCGCTGGACTCATCTTCGGAAGAAATGTATGGCAGAGACCATGGACCGAGGCCTTGAGAGTGGCGGCAGAGCTCAAGCGGATTGTTCAGTCTACGTGA
- a CDS encoding fructose 1,6-bisphosphatase codes for METTLSVIKADIGSLAGHVIVPPFITELARKRLKEGVEKKIINDFYVANAGDDLELIMTHHKGDGNADVHQLAWDTFVDCAKVGREKKIYAAGQDILADTFSGNVRGMGPGSAEMTLEERKSEPMAVFMADKTEPGAYNLPIFRMFADPFNTAGLVIDPNLHDGFRFIVQDVQKEVPCYVEMKCPEETYDLLALIGSTGKYVIKRVYRADGMVAASVSTDKLHNIAGKYVGKDDPVAIVRAHSGLPAMGEVLEAFTLPHLVAGWMRGSHIGPLLPVGLKDSRCTRFDGPPRVVALGFQIANGMLVGPVDLFDDVAFDISRQRGMEICDFLRRHGPFMPHRLHETDMEYTTLPSVLTKCENRFTEEEISPGTKTKAKSDSKSVE; via the coding sequence GTGGAAACCACACTTTCAGTTATCAAAGCCGACATCGGCTCGCTTGCGGGCCATGTGATAGTGCCACCCTTCATCACGGAGCTCGCAAGGAAGAGGCTCAAGGAAGGGGTCGAGAAGAAGATCATAAACGACTTCTATGTTGCCAATGCCGGTGATGACTTGGAGCTCATAATGACCCATCACAAGGGCGATGGTAATGCGGATGTTCATCAGTTGGCATGGGACACATTTGTCGACTGCGCGAAGGTTGGCCGCGAGAAGAAGATATACGCTGCTGGTCAAGACATCCTCGCGGACACTTTCAGTGGCAACGTGCGTGGCATGGGTCCCGGCTCAGCTGAGATGACACTTGAAGAGCGGAAGTCAGAACCAATGGCAGTGTTCATGGCAGACAAGACGGAGCCCGGCGCATACAACCTGCCGATATTCCGCATGTTTGCTGACCCATTCAACACTGCTGGCTTGGTCATTGATCCCAATCTACATGATGGTTTCAGGTTCATTGTTCAAGATGTCCAGAAAGAAGTCCCGTGTTATGTTGAAATGAAGTGCCCCGAGGAGACATATGACCTCTTGGCACTCATTGGTAGCACAGGCAAGTATGTCATCAAGAGAGTGTACCGAGCCGATGGAATGGTTGCAGCATCTGTGAGCACTGACAAGCTGCACAACATAGCCGGCAAGTACGTCGGCAAGGACGACCCCGTGGCGATAGTCCGTGCACACTCGGGCCTTCCTGCGATGGGTGAGGTCCTCGAGGCCTTTACACTCCCTCACCTTGTTGCAGGCTGGATGAGGGGCTCTCACATTGGTCCACTTCTTCCAGTTGGGCTGAAGGACTCCCGTTGCACCAGATTTGACGGCCCCCCACGAGTCGTCGCTCTTGGTTTCCAGATTGCCAACGGGATGCTCGTAGGTCCGGTCGATTTGTTCGATGATGTCGCGTTTGACATATCCCGCCAGCGTGGCATGGAGATTTGCGACTTTCTGCGCAGACACGGTCCCTTCATGCCTCACCGGCTTCACGAGACGGACATGGAGTACACGACGCTCCCGAGTGTGCTTACCAAGTGTGAGAACCGCTTCACTGAGGAAGAGATCTCTCCGGGGACGAAGACCAAGGCCAAGTCTGACTCCAAGTCAGTTGAGTAA
- a CDS encoding peptidyl-prolyl cis-trans isomerase, translated as MSKGKPGEARASHILVEKHSQALDIIRKLQAGDDFAELARQFSSCPSKKKGGDLGWFGKGRMVPEFEKATFALSVGQITTEPVKTKFGYHVIKRTG; from the coding sequence ATGTCAAAGGGAAAGCCCGGCGAAGCTCGAGCGAGTCACATACTTGTCGAAAAACACAGCCAAGCCCTAGACATCATCCGCAAGCTGCAGGCGGGCGATGACTTTGCAGAATTGGCAAGGCAATTCAGTTCCTGTCCCTCCAAGAAGAAAGGTGGAGACCTCGGCTGGTTTGGAAAGGGTAGGATGGTCCCTGAGTTCGAGAAAGCCACATTCGCGCTCAGTGTTGGCCAGATAACCACGGAGCCAGTCAAGACCAAGTTCGGATATCATGTGATAAAGAGGACCGGATAG
- a CDS encoding ribbon-helix-helix protein, CopG family: MRVVTICLPESYVDGMDKLIEREMYPNRSEVIRIAIRDLLVSELWGERKQSKSASLVAQLERPMEQLQAMRAYQKQELRPS; encoded by the coding sequence ATGAGAGTCGTGACGATTTGCCTTCCAGAGTCCTATGTAGATGGCATGGACAAGCTCATAGAGCGGGAAATGTACCCGAATAGGTCCGAGGTAATCAGGATAGCAATCCGTGACCTACTGGTCTCCGAGCTATGGGGGGAGCGAAAGCAGTCAAAGTCCGCCTCTCTGGTTGCGCAGCTTGAAAGACCTATGGAGCAGCTACAGGCAATGAGGGCTTATCAGAAGCAGGAGCTACGGCCCAGCTAA
- the tpiA gene encoding triose-phosphate isomerase, with product MMKIDLPVVVINFKTYPQATGERAVLLAQQCATVAKEYGVSLIVAPQATDLYQVSRSVSVPVFAQHMDSGEPGQYTGHLLGDALIEAGCSGTLLNHSERRLLLADIEAAVRRAEKLNLYTIVCTNNPITSAAAAAIRPSAIAVEPPELIGSGISVSQAKPEVVSDTVDMIRKINKDVVILCGAGISTGADIKSALKLGAQGVLLASAVAKSTKPGEALRSLIEPLVK from the coding sequence GTGATGAAGATAGATTTGCCAGTCGTTGTGATCAACTTCAAGACCTACCCCCAGGCAACAGGCGAGAGGGCGGTCCTGCTAGCTCAGCAGTGTGCAACCGTGGCCAAAGAGTATGGCGTGTCACTCATCGTGGCCCCACAGGCTACAGACCTTTACCAAGTAAGCCGTTCTGTGAGCGTGCCCGTGTTCGCTCAACACATGGATTCTGGCGAGCCGGGGCAGTACACTGGTCATCTGTTGGGCGATGCTCTTATTGAGGCTGGATGTTCGGGCACCCTCCTCAACCATTCCGAGAGACGACTGCTACTTGCTGACATAGAGGCTGCTGTGCGGAGGGCAGAGAAGCTCAACCTCTACACGATTGTATGCACTAACAACCCAATTACAAGTGCTGCGGCTGCGGCAATCAGACCGTCTGCCATTGCAGTTGAGCCTCCCGAACTCATCGGTTCAGGCATCTCTGTGTCCCAAGCGAAGCCGGAGGTGGTCTCCGACACAGTGGACATGATACGCAAGATAAACAAGGACGTAGTCATACTCTGTGGTGCGGGAATCTCGACCGGTGCTGACATCAAGTCCGCCCTCAAACTAGGAGCACAGGGTGTTCTGCTTGCCTCGGCTGTTGCAAAGTCCACTAAGCCTGGAGAGGCATTGAGATCGCTGATTGAGCCTCTGGTAAAGTGA
- a CDS encoding DUF89 family protein, which produces MKVTIHCAHCLLKRALNQASLATDDPEKQMQVIAAITSLLGDQLTPDSVPSHIGTERDLLVQRITGKDPYRDLKRQSNEAALLLVPELERMLASVVEGRKRFRTATLVAAAANSIEFDVSGRDFSLEDLKCLIDSVEADLAIDQVDEFYDLCTRVKDVLYLLDNAGELVFDMFLIREIRRAGPRVTAVVKGGAVLNDATVEDAESVKLSSCADSVISTGAAAIGVNLERSSDEFREAFYSSQLIVAKGMGNYESLTEFRPPSPTVHIMRTKCPPVASHVGVPLNKNVVLIRLP; this is translated from the coding sequence TTGAAAGTCACGATACACTGTGCACACTGCCTGTTGAAGCGTGCTCTGAACCAAGCGTCTCTTGCCACTGACGACCCTGAGAAACAGATGCAGGTCATTGCCGCAATCACCTCCCTTCTCGGCGACCAACTGACCCCGGACTCGGTGCCCTCCCACATAGGTACTGAACGTGATCTGCTGGTACAGAGAATCACGGGCAAGGATCCATATAGAGATCTGAAGCGGCAGTCAAACGAAGCCGCCCTGCTTCTTGTCCCGGAACTTGAGAGGATGCTCGCGTCAGTAGTTGAGGGCAGGAAGAGGTTCAGGACTGCAACACTTGTGGCTGCGGCTGCAAACTCTATCGAGTTCGATGTTTCGGGCCGTGACTTCTCGCTTGAAGACCTGAAGTGCCTGATTGACAGCGTAGAGGCTGACCTAGCTATCGACCAAGTCGATGAGTTCTATGACCTGTGCACTCGAGTCAAGGACGTACTCTATTTGCTCGACAACGCCGGAGAACTGGTCTTTGACATGTTTCTCATACGAGAGATACGACGAGCCGGTCCACGGGTCACAGCTGTGGTGAAGGGCGGGGCTGTTCTGAACGACGCCACAGTGGAGGATGCTGAATCCGTCAAGCTGAGTTCATGTGCCGACTCGGTCATTTCCACGGGTGCTGCCGCGATTGGTGTCAATCTTGAGCGTAGCTCTGACGAGTTCAGGGAGGCATTCTACTCATCGCAACTCATTGTTGCAAAAGGAATGGGCAACTACGAGTCCCTAACCGAGTTTAGGCCGCCAAGTCCAACCGTTCACATAATGAGAACAAAGTGTCCACCAGTGGCAAGTCACGTTGGCGTGCCACTCAACAAGAACGTGGTTCTCATCAGGCTGCCCTAG
- a CDS encoding Nif3-like dinuclear metal center hexameric protein translates to MTTLRDIVCRLNEIVPREYTVRGETPRVEVGPQNETEQAHTTVSRVLVTTYPSSRAVTKASQDKANLIITSRPLFHHPVDRIEGVNLIRLRLLSKNYISSYCLGTPWISARGGMTDTLVEALGMKQESVFEIAGDYSDTVPVGRVCRLEGTLNHSGFANLLASRLRLQNITFTGDLDDEVREVLVIAGMMLDIDEVLAAKSRDIETIVTGELSPSMRLLASEAGLNVLELGPFVTEEPGMQKLKYLLSLEFPEMTVDFTESPTSYVRILGPYGEHSRAA, encoded by the coding sequence ATGACCACACTACGAGACATCGTATGTCGTCTCAACGAGATTGTCCCCAGGGAGTACACAGTGAGAGGCGAGACACCACGAGTCGAGGTCGGACCACAGAATGAGACTGAACAGGCGCACACAACCGTGAGCAGGGTGCTGGTCACCACCTATCCATCGTCAAGAGCTGTCACAAAGGCATCTCAAGACAAGGCCAACCTGATCATAACTAGTCGACCGCTGTTCCACCACCCTGTAGACCGAATTGAGGGGGTCAATCTAATCAGGCTTCGTCTACTAAGCAAGAACTACATATCCTCATACTGCCTAGGAACACCATGGATATCAGCGAGGGGAGGAATGACAGACACCCTGGTCGAAGCTCTAGGAATGAAGCAGGAGAGCGTGTTTGAGATTGCAGGGGACTACTCGGACACGGTACCAGTAGGCAGAGTGTGCAGACTAGAGGGGACTCTGAATCACTCCGGATTCGCAAACCTCCTTGCGTCAAGGTTGAGACTTCAGAACATCACATTCACCGGAGACCTCGATGACGAAGTCAGAGAGGTACTGGTCATAGCGGGCATGATGCTCGACATCGACGAGGTCCTTGCAGCCAAGTCACGAGACATAGAGACCATCGTCACCGGGGAACTCAGTCCAAGTATGCGACTGCTTGCAAGTGAGGCGGGTCTCAACGTCCTTGAACTTGGTCCATTTGTCACAGAAGAACCGGGTATGCAGAAGCTCAAGTACCTGCTGAGCCTCGAGTTTCCCGAGATGACGGTGGACTTCACCGAGTCGCCAACCTCCTATGTACGGATACTGGGTCCTTACGGAGAGCACTCTAGGGCAGCCTGA